A window of Methanofastidiosum sp. contains these coding sequences:
- the pseB gene encoding UDP-N-acetylglucosamine 4,6-dehydratase (inverting), with product MLNDKTILITGGTGSFGKKFTKRVLSQYNPKKIIIYSRDEYKQFLMQSRFKVHSHKIRFFIGDVRDEKRLYRAFDGVDIVIHAAALKQVPAAEYNPIEAVKTNIHGAENIINAAIDKGVQKVIALSTDKAVNPVNLYGATKLVSDKLFISGNAYVGDKATLFSVVRYGNVSGSRGSVIPFFKSLIDQNKNVIPITDYRMTRFWITLDEAVDLVIKAIEEAKGGELYVKKCPSFKVTDLARAMKNDCEFEDVGIRPGEKLHEVMITEEDSRTTYEYDDHYVIYPDFDWWETLNNKSGGKKVKDRFRYSSDNNETWLSVDEISFLLEKIDIVY from the coding sequence ATGCTTAATGATAAAACAATCCTTATTACAGGAGGAACAGGCTCTTTTGGTAAAAAATTTACAAAAAGAGTTTTAAGTCAATATAATCCTAAAAAGATTATTATTTATTCAAGAGACGAATATAAGCAGTTTTTAATGCAAAGTCGATTTAAAGTACATTCCCACAAAATTAGATTTTTCATTGGAGATGTAAGGGACGAAAAAAGATTATATAGGGCTTTTGATGGTGTAGATATTGTGATACATGCAGCAGCATTAAAACAAGTTCCTGCAGCGGAGTATAATCCAATAGAGGCTGTTAAAACTAATATACATGGTGCTGAAAACATAATCAATGCAGCTATTGATAAAGGGGTACAAAAGGTCATTGCGTTATCTACAGATAAAGCGGTAAATCCCGTAAATCTTTATGGTGCCACTAAACTTGTTTCTGATAAACTATTTATTTCTGGGAATGCTTATGTTGGAGATAAAGCTACTCTTTTTAGTGTCGTTAGATATGGCAACGTCTCTGGAAGTCGTGGTTCGGTCATTCCGTTCTTCAAGTCATTAATAGATCAAAATAAGAATGTTATTCCTATAACTGACTACAGAATGACTAGATTTTGGATAACCCTCGATGAAGCTGTTGATCTTGTTATAAAAGCTATTGAGGAAGCTAAAGGAGGGGAGTTATATGTTAAAAAATGCCCTTCTTTTAAGGTCACTGATTTAGCTAGAGCAATGAAGAATGACTGTGAATTTGAAGATGTTGGGATCAGGCCTGGGGAAAAGCTTCATGAAGTGATGATAACGGAAGAAGACTCAAGAACAACTTATGAGTATGATGATCATTACGTCATCTACCCTGATTTTGATTGGTGGGAAACTCTTAATAATAAGTCTGGTGGTAAAAAAGTGAAAGATAGGTTTAGATATTCATCAGATAACAATGAAACCTGGCTTTCCGTAGATGAAATTAGTTTTCTGCTGGAGAAAATAGATATAGTCTATTAG
- the pseC gene encoding UDP-4-amino-4,6-dideoxy-N-acetyl-beta-L-altrosamine transaminase has protein sequence MIKFLPYGKQFIDQDDIESVVNILKSDFITQGPKIGEFEKKLAEYCGSKYAVAFNSGTSALHGAYFAFGLKKGDEVITSPNTFVATSNAALYLNANPVFADVEKETGNLDISKVKAKITDQTKLIVPVHYSGNPVALKELSEIAEDNNVKIIEDAAHSIGAKYNGKKIGNSLYSDMTILSFHPVKHLTTGEGGLVLTNKEEYYDKLKMFSSHGITKNKFFNEPEGDWYYEMHYLGYNYRITDIQAALGLSQLNKLDKFIKRRRKIAKMYNNAFDNNPYFKTITEKECCESSYHLFPILIEDEFKKNKRELFSNLRNEGLGVQVHYIPVYLQPYYQKLGYKKGLCPVAEDFYHREISIPMYPTMDDEDVDYVIDKLFKVFESL, from the coding sequence ATTATTAAATTTTTACCTTATGGGAAGCAGTTTATAGATCAGGATGACATTGAAAGTGTGGTAAATATTTTAAAATCAGATTTCATTACCCAGGGTCCTAAAATAGGCGAATTTGAAAAAAAATTAGCAGAATATTGCGGTTCTAAATATGCAGTAGCTTTTAATTCAGGTACTTCAGCACTTCACGGAGCTTATTTCGCTTTCGGATTAAAAAAAGGTGATGAAGTTATCACTTCCCCTAATACTTTTGTTGCAACATCAAATGCAGCTTTATATTTAAATGCAAATCCTGTGTTTGCTGATGTAGAAAAAGAGACAGGGAACCTCGATATCTCTAAAGTCAAAGCAAAAATCACTGATCAAACTAAGCTCATTGTTCCAGTTCATTACAGTGGAAATCCTGTTGCTCTTAAAGAATTATCTGAAATAGCTGAAGATAATAACGTTAAGATCATCGAAGATGCAGCGCATTCAATTGGTGCCAAATATAATGGGAAAAAAATCGGAAACTCCCTTTATTCTGACATGACTATTCTTAGTTTTCATCCAGTCAAACATTTAACTACTGGTGAAGGAGGTCTTGTCTTGACCAATAAAGAGGAATACTATGATAAATTAAAGATGTTTAGTTCTCATGGTATTACTAAAAATAAATTTTTTAATGAGCCTGAAGGCGACTGGTACTATGAAATGCATTATTTGGGTTATAATTATCGGATTACTGACATTCAGGCTGCTTTGGGGTTATCACAACTTAATAAATTAGATAAATTCATCAAAAGAAGAAGGAAAATAGCAAAAATGTATAATAATGCGTTTGATAATAATCCCTACTTTAAAACTATCACTGAAAAAGAGTGCTGTGAATCATCATATCATCTTTTTCCTATTCTAATTGAAGATGAATTTAAGAAGAATAAAAGGGAATTATTCTCTAATTTGCGAAATGAAGGTTTAGGTGTTCAAGTTCATTATATTCCTGTATATTTACAACCTTATTATCAAAAACTTGGTTATAAAAAAGGTTTATGTCCTGTAGCTGAAGATTTCTATCATAGAGAGATAAGTATCCCAATGTATCCGACAATGGATGATGAAGATGTTGATTATGTGATAGATAAGCTTTTTAAGGTTTTTGAAAGTTTATAG
- a CDS encoding glycosyltransferase family protein, producing the protein MKVGAIIQARTSSTRFPQKVLKYLPYDSNITVLEQVIYRLKNSKKIDKIIVATTKESDDIKIVDVAKKLNVPFFRGSTENVLERYYLAAKQNDLDIVVRITSDCPCIDPEIVDLIIETHLKKNSDYTSNTLNRTFPVGLDVEVINFKALKKCFDNVKNFSEKEHVTLYVHNNLDQFKTENVCINGPSISQIRITLDTEEDYALLCSIFDYLYQKNQFFNLNDIINLFDTKPWLCLINKKIIAKKSFNNFEDECEEALRILELQELNNVKDYLEKVINNNINQDFTS; encoded by the coding sequence ATGAAAGTCGGCGCAATAATTCAGGCCAGAACCTCATCTACTAGATTTCCTCAAAAGGTCTTAAAATATTTGCCATACGATAGCAACATAACTGTTTTAGAGCAAGTTATTTACAGATTAAAAAATTCCAAAAAAATAGATAAAATTATCGTTGCCACCACCAAAGAGTCGGATGATATAAAAATAGTTGATGTAGCAAAGAAATTGAATGTGCCTTTTTTTAGAGGTAGTACCGAAAATGTGCTTGAAAGATATTATTTAGCAGCGAAACAAAATGATTTAGATATTGTGGTAAGGATTACAAGTGATTGTCCATGTATTGATCCAGAAATAGTAGATTTAATAATAGAAACCCATCTTAAAAAAAATTCAGATTATACGTCGAACACGTTAAATAGAACTTTCCCTGTGGGGTTAGATGTAGAAGTAATTAATTTCAAAGCCCTTAAAAAGTGTTTTGATAATGTCAAAAATTTTTCAGAGAAAGAACACGTTACATTATATGTTCACAATAACTTGGATCAATTTAAAACTGAAAATGTGTGTATTAATGGGCCTTCAATATCTCAGATAAGGATAACTTTAGACACAGAAGAAGATTATGCATTATTATGTTCAATTTTTGATTATCTTTACCAAAAAAATCAGTTTTTTAATTTAAATGATATCATAAATTTGTTTGATACTAAACCATGGTTATGTCTTATTAATAAAAAAATAATTGCTAAAAAATCATTTAATAATTTTGAAGATGAATGTGAAGAGGCTTTGAGAATTTTAGAACTTCAAGAATTAAATAATGTCAAAGATTATTTAGAAAAAGTAATAAATAATAATATTAATCAGGACTTTACTTCTTGA
- the pseG gene encoding UDP-2,4-diacetamido-2,4,6-trideoxy-beta-L-altropyranose hydrolase has product MKIVIITEGSSKIGFGHVTRCLSLYQAFKENAFAVQFIVNGDFSVELLLKNTTYEIFDWLRCPDKLFRLLEGSDIIVIDSYLLDESLYKKISSLASVAISIDDNNRINYPKGIVVNGSINAEKIDYSFSNEIDYLLGSQFIPLRREFWDTPEKKVKSNVETVMVTFGGDDLRNLTPKILELLNDNYHSLNKKIIIGSGFKNILEIENLKDERTELIYYPDANVMLKTMLESDIAISAGGQTLYELARVGLPTIAISVASNQTHNVNNWEKVGFIEFAGYWDDEDLLNNVLSKLNILNDEKIRLKKRNIGKTLVDGKGALRVAKYSLNKYYVDKLKMRPATCNDVYDVLELSNEEEVRQNSFNTSKIILEEHKKWFKNKIEDQNNVFLVINIANEFAGQVRFDLEDNSATVSISIKKEFRLIGLGRNSLIRAMDYLKLNFPQIRIIKAYIKENNQKSLKLFEDLGFKYKGSVSIKNQKAFEYIYKVSG; this is encoded by the coding sequence ATGAAAATTGTTATAATAACTGAAGGAAGTAGTAAAATTGGTTTTGGCCATGTGACCCGTTGTTTGTCATTGTATCAAGCATTTAAGGAGAACGCATTTGCGGTACAATTTATTGTCAATGGTGACTTCTCAGTTGAATTACTTCTTAAAAATACGACTTATGAAATTTTTGACTGGTTGAGATGCCCTGATAAACTTTTTAGATTATTAGAGGGTTCCGATATTATAGTTATAGATTCTTATTTATTAGATGAATCACTTTATAAAAAAATTTCAAGTTTGGCATCTGTTGCAATTTCTATTGATGACAATAATAGAATCAATTATCCAAAAGGGATCGTAGTTAATGGTTCAATTAATGCTGAAAAAATAGATTACTCATTCTCAAATGAAATAGATTACTTGCTAGGTAGTCAGTTTATACCGTTAAGACGGGAATTTTGGGATACTCCTGAAAAAAAAGTTAAGTCCAATGTTGAAACTGTTATGGTAACATTTGGGGGGGATGATTTAAGAAATTTAACTCCAAAAATATTGGAGTTGTTAAATGATAATTATCATTCACTGAATAAAAAAATCATCATTGGCAGTGGATTTAAAAATATACTTGAAATTGAAAATTTGAAAGATGAAAGAACTGAGCTTATATATTATCCAGATGCAAATGTAATGTTAAAAACCATGCTTGAATCTGATATCGCGATATCTGCAGGTGGGCAAACCCTTTATGAACTAGCTCGAGTGGGTTTACCAACTATAGCAATTTCAGTAGCTAGTAATCAAACACATAATGTTAATAATTGGGAAAAAGTCGGCTTTATTGAATTTGCAGGGTATTGGGATGATGAAGATTTGCTTAATAACGTTTTAAGCAAATTAAATATATTAAACGATGAAAAGATTAGATTAAAAAAAAGGAATATTGGAAAAACATTAGTTGATGGTAAAGGAGCTCTTAGAGTAGCTAAATATTCTTTAAACAAATATTATGTTGATAAACTAAAGATGAGACCAGCAACTTGTAATGATGTCTATGATGTACTTGAACTGTCAAATGAAGAGGAAGTAAGACAGAATTCATTTAATACTTCCAAAATAATACTTGAGGAACATAAAAAATGGTTCAAAAATAAAATTGAAGACCAAAATAATGTTTTCCTTGTAATAAACATTGCAAATGAATTTGCAGGCCAAGTACGTTTCGATCTTGAAGATAATTCAGCAACAGTAAGCATCAGCATAAAAAAAGAATTTAGACTAATTGGTCTCGGTAGAAATTCCCTTATAAGAGCCATGGATTACTTAAAGTTAAATTTCCCACAAATTAGAATAATCAAGGCTTACATAAAAGAAAACAATCAAAAATCTTTAAAATTATTTGAAGATTTGGGTTTTAAATACAAAGGAAGTGTTTCCATTAAAAATCAAAAAGCTTTTGAGTATATCTACAAAGTTAGTGGTTAA